From Coffea arabica cultivar ET-39 chromosome 2e, Coffea Arabica ET-39 HiFi, whole genome shotgun sequence, the proteins below share one genomic window:
- the LOC113732732 gene encoding mediator of RNA polymerase II transcription subunit 15a-like isoform X2, with the protein MDSNSWRAPQSQMAQGPPQGGQVGGSGQVSAVPNAAPPATIDSGDWRTQLQADYRQGIVNKIMEILKRHLPFAGEEGLRELKKIAVRFEEKIYSAATSQSDYLRKISLKMLTIDTKSQNPMANPLQANAANASKNPPDQGGKNMGV; encoded by the exons ATGGACAGCAACAGTTGGAGGGCGCCTCAAAGCCAGATGGCTCAGGGTCCGCCTCAAGGTGGTCAAGTAGGCGGCAGTGGACAAGTATCGGCTGTCCCAAATGCAGCTCCGCCGGCTACTATTGACAGCGGCGATTGGAGGACTCAACTCCAAGCTGATTATCGTCAAGGAATCGTTAATAAGAT AATGGAGATTTTGAAGAGGCATCTGCCATTCGCTGGAGAAGAGGGACTGCGAGAACTTAAGAAAATTGCTGTGAGGTTTGAGGAAAAGATTTATAGTGCAGCAACTAGCCAG TCAGATTATTTGAGAAAGATATCATTGAAGATGCTGACAATTGACACTAAATCCCAAAATCCCATGGCTAATCCTCTACAAGCTAATGCTGCCAATGCAAGCAAAAATCCTCCAGACCAAG